One window of the Cydia splendana chromosome 18, ilCydSple1.2, whole genome shotgun sequence genome contains the following:
- the LOC134799222 gene encoding uncharacterized protein LOC134799222, which produces MGLKNLLTPVVGLLLIVNFVTAIQWDFEFGKKQLVNAAKIYEKEGTINLFSYRNFYSVTLPVGMQVSYVRVTVWSLSPPKVDYDENTNTVSIVYSFIQITLSTFKIQVEGVPFYLGSSDASHVSLSSGEPSSNEVKG; this is translated from the exons ATGGGGTTGAAAAATTTGCTTACGCCGGTAGTGGGTCTGCTGTTAATTGTGAATTTCGTAACTGCCATTCAATGGGACTTCGAGTTTG GTAAAAAGCAGCTTGTGAACGCTGCCAAAATTTACGAAAAAGAGGGCACTATTAATTTATTCTCATATCGCAATTTTTATTCGGTTACC CTGCCGGTGGGCATGCAGGTCTCATACGTCAGAGTAACAGTGTGGAGTCTCAGCCCTCCAAAAGTAGATTATGATGAGAACACTAACACCGTTTCTATCGTCTACTCTTTCATACAAATTACACTCAGCACATTCAAAATACAAGTCGAAGGTGTTCCCTTCTATCTTGGCTCTAGTGACGCCTCCCATGTATCCCTTAGCAGCGGTGAACCCTCGAGTAATGAAGTAAAGGGTTAA
- the LOC134799468 gene encoding testis-specific serine/threonine-protein kinase 2: MAERLSPRSSEVNALEQRGYLIGKKIGQGSYATVHLAQYCDASSPKRMQLACKIFDKEKAPRDFLEKFFPRELDILTKIENPHIIQVHSILQRGPRVFIFMRYADNGDLLDFIKRNGVVPENQAKLWFRQMASGLQYLHSKNIAHRDLKCENILLSRRFNVKLADFGFARFCTDGDNRRVLSQTYCGSAAYAAPEVVSGTPYNPKLADVWSLGIILFIMLNASMPFDDSNLRKLLKDQMSRNWVFRSRIRDTVSTASKSIVRHILEPDITLRLTLDRVLSHEWTRPRKDRSGSMVGRLVQSAPTAPPCKREHEEAGTSAGVRVSGDHSESKRERHDDINARSRN; this comes from the coding sequence ATGGCTGAGCGCCTGAGCCCTCGAAGCTCTGAGGTAAACGCCCTAGAACAACGAGGCTACCTCATCGGAAAGAAGATCGGGCAGGGATCCTACGCCACCGTGCACCTAGCCCAGTATTGCGATGCGTCCAGTCCTAAGCGGATGCAACTGGCATGTAAAATATTCGACAAGGAGAAAGCGCCTCGTGATTTTTTAGAAAAATTCTTCCCTCGTGAACTCGACATCCTAACTAAAATCGAGAATCCACACATCATTCAAGTACACAGTATTTTGCAGCGAGGCCCGAGAGTGTTTATCTTTATGCGCTACGCCGACAACGGCGACTTGTTAGATTTTATAAAGCGTAATGGGGTCGTACCCGAAAACCAGGCTAAATTGTGGTTCCGGCAGATGGCAAGTGGACTCCAGTATCTACATAGCAAGAATATAGCGCATCGTGATCTAAAGTGTGAAAACATACTGTTGTCCAGGCGGTTCAATGTGAAACTGGCCGATTTCGGTTTCGCAAGATTTTGTACTGATGGAGACAATCGTCGCGTGCTCAGCCAGACTTACTGCGGCTCTGCTGCGTACGCGGCTCCGGAAGTGGTGAGTGGTACGCCTTACAATCCAAAGCTCGCCGACGTGTGGTCCCTCGGAATAATTCTGTTCATCATGTTGAACGCATCCATGCCTTTCGATGACTCCAACTTGCGCAAATTATTGAAGGATCAGATGTCACGCAATTGGGTGTTCAGATCTAGGATACGGGACACAGTTTCGACGGCGTCGAAGTCGATCGTGCGTCATATTCTGGAGCCGGATATAACGCTGCGTTTAACGCTGGATCGGGTGTTGTCGCACGAGTGGACGCGCCCACGCAAGGACAGGAGCGGGAGTATGGTGGGGCGGCTGGTGCAGTCGGCGCCGACCGCGCCGCCCTGCAAGCGCGAGCATGAGGAAGCGGGCACGTCGGCTGGCGTGCGCGTCTCGGGCGACCACAGCGAGTCGAAGCGCGAGCGTCACGATGACATCAACGCGCGTTCTCGTAACTAG